Genomic segment of Porites lutea chromosome 13, jaPorLute2.1, whole genome shotgun sequence:
CATGTATGTCATTCAAAAATGATAAttatagaaaactaaaaatttctAATTTATATGTTACAGGTGTACGAGGTTATCGGCGTActattgtttttaaattaaagttcTAACTTGTGCTAATTTTTTGTCACCCAAAtaaaagtgcaatttttaatacaaatcGAATAGCAAAAGTTACAGTACGTTTGGCGTTTTTATATGTAATAAAGGCCGAATAAGGCCATCAAGAACGAATATATCGGGAAACAAACATATTTAGGTCTATCGTTTAAATATGACACAGGAAAACTGTTATAACTTCCTGCACGATACGTATACAGACTAGAAAGGTCAtgtcatttttcaaaggctgAATCAAGTTAGTAAAATTTAACCTTCGTGAATCTGATTCTGACTAGCGAATGTGTTGCGCAGAATGTTCTTGATATCGCATCGGATGCGTCTAAACTTCCAGCAGTAAACCAGAGGAAAAAGGGATGAACTCAAATATAACAGCGTCCGACGGAAAATTCAGAAATGTTCTCTCGTCTTAATCACCTGTCCGACAAGGATCACAAAAGCGATTGGCAAGTGGTAGACCAAAAACAACAGATAGACTTAAAAGTTAGCCTTCCTGAATCTGATTCTGACTTGCGAATATGTTGCGCAGAATGTTCTTAAAAGCGCATCGGATGTGTCTAAACTTCCAGCAGTAAACCAGAGGAACAAGGGATGAACTCAAATATAACAGCGTCTCAGCGTAGATCTTGAAATGTCGTCTCTTCTTATTCGTCTTTTGTCCGGTCAGGATCACAATAGCGCTTGGTAAATGGCAGGCCAAAAACAACAGATAGACGTAAAAGGTACCAACTGCTGTTTTTCTCACTCTTTCGAAAATTGAGCGATTTTCTTCGTTCGGTGCCACTGCTTGGGCTGGCTGTGCATGAACTTGAACGGTGTGGCGACGTACGGCTATGTAAATCTTGAAATAGATTAGACCCATAGTAAGGAGACAAACCAATACCACTGTCACCCCTGCAAGGTTGAAAACATTTTCGTGGCTTAAAACACCGGTTAGGGCCAGGGAAGCGCCGAGAAGCCAGCTTAAGATCACTGTAGCCACAATACGCTTGTAAGTCACAATTTCTTGGTAGGTGAGAAGGTCCTGGTGTTTGAGGTGAAGGTGGATAGCAAGGAATCTGTCAACGCTGATAGTTGTGACACCGAAAAATGAGACATTAGCAAGGGTGCGTCCTATGACGTTAACTATTTCGTTATAAGTTTCCTGGCTGTtagtgtttttcattttcattttcataaccAGGCGCGCGGTGTACAAAGGCTGGACAAGTATTCCCATACCAATATCAGAAACAGCCACGCTAAGGATCAATGCCTTTAGAGTCTTTGGCAGTGATGAAGTCCTTCGCAGCGCGAATATTAAGACGATGTTCAACATCACTGTTGCGTAAGACAGGAAGGAATTGACGACGCAGTTTAGGACGAGGGAAGGAGTGAAATCTCTCATTGTGTATTATAACTTCCTTTTCTCTCCAAGAAAAAGAAGCGGAGTCAGTAGGGTATGCTCCCTTGAATAAATATACGTTTGTGAGTAATACGTTGGACGAATAGATGGGATGAAGGACTCTCCACGAATTCCTCTCCTTTATTCCGCCTTTCCTCTTTAGAGCTGCTCATAACCGGAGTCCAGGTGGCCTTGAAAGATGCAACAAGGAACTGTTTTAGGATCAAACAAATGTCCTAAAGATTGTCACGTGATGAACCTCCTTGCTGACGCTTTGAAACGTGTTGCAAACTGGGGTAGATTTGGACGGAAGAAGTATGAAAACCTTTGAACGTCAAGCAATTACATTAAAATCCTATTTCCAATAAACTCCCGACGTGGAGGTGGTGTGCATTACCCgatgttttcttgttttgttttttttcacattttgtcCAGTCGCATGGTTTTTGTTAGCACAGATTAGTTGAACCTCGTATTCTCCATCACTCTTGCTTGAAGTCTATGTTTATtctagaggaaaaaaaattaatgctcatCTTGAAAGAGAGAAACAAATTGATAGATTACCATATtcgtttaaaagaaaatgatttaTCTTTCTCGAGAGCTCCAGCCTTAAGGCTGGTAATGTGCGCGGTCTGATCATGGATGTAATTATGTACAGTAAGGATGCAATAATAAGGAAAAAACTTAAACGCTGTAAGTCTCGTGATCCAGACTAGGTAGACAGCAAACAATCAGGTTTTGTAAAGATAACATAAATATTACTTTGTTCTTGAAACATGCGTTATTATTGCTTTAAATAAAGACAGGTTAATTCTTGTCACCAATCTGCCTTATAAAGCGTTGATACtattcaaaagtaggttgattttgatcgtccgggtgaacgtagtcctgaaatgactcctgggttcagaCCTTTCACAGTTTCACCGTTGATACTATTGCaaggaaaaaatggaatctGATCACTCTAAAGGATTAGAGGGTTAAAAACGGAGGTGTTCTACCTTCGATAAACAGAAGGACGGGCAAAATGTCATAGAAAAGTTAATACCAAATGTAACTTGACAATAACACACAAGTTATTGTAGCGCGGTATGAGATACTGCTTTTTTTAAGAGCTTATTACGTGGAAATTGCTGAATACGACAAATAACGCGTTTACGCAAACAATATATTAACCCACTGGAAGCCCTTTGAATTATTTTCTGCCTGTCTTAGTGAGATAACACAAGATATAATAACGAGCTGATGAGTTCAGTCAAAGTATAGTAACTAATAATTAATTAAGAGACGGTCGCGCCTTTAATTTATAGATGGGGAACGAATCCGAAGAGGAAAACGCTACTTCTTCCGTGACATTTAATCTAACGACAGTGACTAttattttttgctcttttaATATTCTTCTTTCAATCACGGCATCTCTGGGGAACGCTCTGATCCTGATTGCTCTCCGTAACGTAAGTTCTCTTTATCCACCGACGAAACTGTTGTTTCAATGCCTTGCAGTGACTGATTTTGGCGTTGGTCTCACTTCGCAGCCATTCTATGCCATCCACGTCTTATACTCTGCGATAAACGCCAACCGGgatatctttcttttttcctttataaGTTGGGCTTTATCAATTTGTCTTTGTGGAGTTTCCCTGTTCACAACAACTGCCCTGagtgtggacagacttctcgcccttTTGTTGAAGCTAAGATACAGGCACGTCGTAACACTAAAGCGAGTTCGTATAGTTATTTTCtacttttgtttaatttctgttttgtgTAGTTTCATGTTCTTGTTCTGGGATAGAAACATCGCCGTGGCAACACTTACAGTCTTGGGAATGCTTACTATCATCACCTCACTTCTTTCTTACACCACGATATTTATCAAGCGGCGTCTACATCAAGCTACTATGCACCGTACTTTGCAATGCAATGATCATCATGGGCAACCAGTCGGAGAGGGAATTCCGGCGTGGAACATAGCACAATATAAAACAACCGTTACCAGCATTGCTTTGGTGCAGTCGGCCTTAGTTATATGCTATATCCCATTTGTTATTTTAAATGCGATATTGTTTCAACATTGCCTCAAATCGTGTGTTTTCAACTCTCGTCTACTTAAACTCATCACTTAACCCGTTCCTGTACTGTTGGAGGATCAAAGAAGTTAGACAAGCCGTGAAGGCCACAATTAAAAAGATGTACTGTATTTGTTTACGCTGAGTCTTTTAACCCTCAACGGCAGTAAACCCAAGGAAAAAGGGATGAACTAAAATATAACAGCGTCCGAGCGTAAATTAAGAAATGTTCTCTCATTTTATTCACCTGTCCGACCAGGATCACAATAGCGATTGGCAAGTGGCCGGCCAAAAACAACAGATAGACTTGTTTAGCCTTCCTGAATCTGATTCTGACTTGCGAATATGTTGTGCAGAATGTTCTTGACAGCGCATAGGATGTGTCTAAACTTCCAGCAGTAAACCAGAGGAACGAGGGATGAACTCAAATATAACAGCCTATGAGCGTAAATCATCAAATGTCGTCTCTTCTTATTCCTCTTTCGTCCGGTCAGGATCACAATAGCGATTGGTAAATGGCAAGCCAAAACAACTGATAGACGTAAAATGTACCAACTGCTGTTTTTCTCAGTCTTTCGaagtttgagcgattttcttcgTTCAGTGCCACTGCTTGGGCTGGCTGTGCATGAACTTGAACGGTGTGGCGACGTACGGCTATGTAAATCTTGGCGATTTATGGAGAAACTGTCtgatttttttgggaaaatcgCTTTTCAATCAAACGAGTATATGTTAAAAGAAGCAGTACACAAAATAAGGACTTACTAGGGATATTGACAGATAACATGGGGGACAATTATCGgttcttttatcttttatgAAATCGATTTC
This window contains:
- the LOC140923585 gene encoding adenosine receptor A2a-like, whose translation is MRDFTPSLVLNCVVNSFLSYATVMLNIVLIFALRRTSSLPKTLKALILSVAVSDIGMGILVQPLYTARLVMKMKMKNTNSQETYNEIVNVIGRTLANVSFFGVTTISVDRFLAIHLHLKHQDLLTYQEIVTYKRIVATVILSWLLGASLALTGVLSHENVFNLAGVTVVLVCLLTMGLIYFKIYIAVRRHTVQVHAQPAQAVAPNEENRSIFERVRKTAVGTFYVYLLFLACHLPSAIVILTGQKTNKKRRHFKIYAETLLYLSSSLVPLVYCWKFRHIRCAFKNILRNIFASQNQIQEG